DNA from Rosa rugosa chromosome 6, drRosRugo1.1, whole genome shotgun sequence:
CCACACAATTAATGTGGGTGTTTTTAGCTTACAACAATTTCGGAGGGACATTGCCCACATTAGTATCCAATCTCTCAACCAATCTTGAACAGCTTTGGGTTCAAGGAAACAACCTACATGGTAGCATCCCAAAGTTGGGGAATCTTGTCAACTTGCAATCATTGTCTATGGAGGAAAACTCCTTCACAGGTAACATCCCCACTGACATTGGGAAGCTTGTAAGGCTTGGGGCATTGTTTCTTAATAGCAACAAACTATCAGGGATCCTTCCATCCTCTCTTGGAAATTTAACCATGTTAACCCTTCTTTACTTGCAAAGAAATAATCTTAATGGCACCATCCCTTTAAGCCTTGGGCAATGCCAGGGGTTACTAGAGTTGGATCTTTCTCAAAATAACATTGATGGCACAATACCCCAACAACTGCCTATTGGCCTCCCTTTTTTATCAATTTCTTTGAACTTGTCGAAAAATCACTTTTATGGTTCTCTCCCATTGGAGATAGGAAATTTGAAGAATCTAGGTGCATTGGATGTTTCAGACAACTTGTTATCTGGAGAACTTCCTCCTAGCCTCGGCAGTTGTAAGAGTTTAGAAGTCTTACACTTGCAAGGTAACTTATTCCATGGGCTCATTCCTTCATCTATGAGTGAGTTGAGAGGGATTCGAGATTTAGACCTTTCTCACAACAATTTTTCAGGAGATATTCCACATTTCCTAGAGGGCCTTGGTAACTTGCAGAATCTGAACTTGTCCTTCAATGATTTTTGGGGAGCATTACCAATTGGCGGTGTTTTTGAGAATGTAAGTGCCATTTCAGTTGTGGGAAACATTGGGCTCTGCAGTGTCACTGCTAATCTTCGACTTCCTTTGTGCAAGTCTAAGGAGTCTAAAGGAGGAGGATTGTCTCGTACAATGAAAATAATGATCTCTTCAGTATCCGGGTTTACTCTTTTGGGAATTGTTGTGGTGATCTATATTCTATTTCGTTGttcaagaaagaaaatgaaaggaaCTGAATTGAGCAGTTTGGGGAACTCTATGTTGCGAGTTTCATATGCTAGTCTCCTAAACGCTACTAATGGGTTCTCTTCAACTAATTTAATTGGCATTGGCGCTTTTGGGTCCGTGTACAAAGGAATTCTTGATGATGATGCAGCTATTGTTGCTGTGAAGGTGTTTAACATGTTACATCGGGGTGCTTCTAAGAGTTTCATCTCCGAATGTGAGGCATTAAGAAACATCAGACACCGAAATCTGGTAAAGATTTTAACTGCGTGCTCAAGTATTGATTTCAATGGCAATGATTTTAAGGCTCTTGTTTACGAGTTCATGGACAATGGGAGCTTAGAGGATTGGTTGCATCCATCTACTGGAACTGAAGAGCTAACAGAAGCACCCAAAAGTTTAAATCTAGTTCAAAGGGTCGACATCGCCATTGATGTTGCTAGTGCACTGGATTATCTTCACAACAACTGTGAAACACCGATTGTTCATTGTGATCTCAAGCCAAGTAATGTTCTTTTGGACAGTGATCTGACTGGACATGTTTCTGACTTTGGGCTGTCAAGGTTTCTAACAGCACCAACCACTAATGTGACTGAAAATCAGTCAAGCTCCATTGGAATCAGAGGATCGGTTGGTTATGCTGCACCAGGTAATTTTTCTCATATGCTTCAAAAATTTCTCTTCCCCTATTTTACGCTTACATATTTCAATCAGAGCTATTTGATTTATTCATAGATGTAGTGACAAATATTTGTTGATACTTTCTGAATTGTAGAGTATGGTATGGGAAGTGAGGTATCTGTATATGGGGATGTCTACAGCTTTGGCATTCTTTTGTTAGAAATGTTTACTGGGAAGAGACCTACTGATCACATGTTCAGTGATGGCTTGAATCTTCATAATTATGTGAAGACAGCTCTCCCTGCATGTGTTTCAGAGATTTCAGAATCACTATTTCTTCAAGAAAGCACCGCCAGTGTCGTTGAAGCTCGTAGACAAATGAGTGTTACACCACAGAAAATTGAAGAGTGCTTGACTTTGATATTTGGAATTGGGATTGCATGTTCTATTGACTCCCCAACAAACCGAAAGGATATGAGTAATGTTGCAGCTGAATTGAAGTCCATTAGGAAAAATCTACTTGGC
Protein-coding regions in this window:
- the LOC133713562 gene encoding putative receptor-like protein kinase At3g47110; amino-acid sequence: MLDLKSQGLSGFISPHIGNLSFLREMYLYSNHFTHEIPPEIGRLRRLQVLHLANNSFTGHIPTNISNCFNLTYLSFGFNKLVGEIPSQLGFLSKLQTIDFDHNNFTGEFPPSFGNLSSLTQLGATVNNLVGSIPTSLGQLKKLTFFSLGGNMLSGSMPPSIFNLSAIVSFSILQNQIQGNLPLNFSDAFPVIKVFSISGNKFIGGIPVSISNTTSLVSFDVSRNNLTGRVPSLLLLHNLMVFSVADNHLDGDLSFVSEMINATQLMWVFLAYNNFGGTLPTLVSNLSTNLEQLWVQGNNLHGSIPKLGNLVNLQSLSMEENSFTGNIPTDIGKLVRLGALFLNSNKLSGILPSSLGNLTMLTLLYLQRNNLNGTIPLSLGQCQGLLELDLSQNNIDGTIPQQLPIGLPFLSISLNLSKNHFYGSLPLEIGNLKNLGALDVSDNLLSGELPPSLGSCKSLEVLHLQGNLFHGLIPSSMSELRGIRDLDLSHNNFSGDIPHFLEGLGNLQNLNLSFNDFWGALPIGGVFENVSAISVVGNIGLCSVTANLRLPLCKSKESKGGGLSRTMKIMISSVSGFTLLGIVVVIYILFRCSRKKMKGTELSSLGNSMLRVSYASLLNATNGFSSTNLIGIGAFGSVYKGILDDDAAIVAVKVFNMLHRGASKSFISECEALRNIRHRNLVKILTACSSIDFNGNDFKALVYEFMDNGSLEDWLHPSTGTEELTEAPKSLNLVQRVDIAIDVASALDYLHNNCETPIVHCDLKPSNVLLDSDLTGHVSDFGLSRFLTAPTTNVTENQSSSIGIRGSVGYAAPEYGMGSEVSVYGDVYSFGILLLEMFTGKRPTDHMFSDGLNLHNYVKTALPACVSEISESLFLQESTASVVEARRQMSVTPQKIEECLTLIFGIGIACSIDSPTNRKDMSNVAAELKSIRKNLLG